CCGCTTTTCGAGCGGTACTTCCCCGGCGGGATCAACTCGGTCCGGGGCTTCGACGTCCGCACGCTCGGCCCGCGCGTCCCCGTCTTCGACGAACGCGGCCGGCTCGTCGACATCGACCCGATCGGCGGGAGTCAGGAGTTCGTCGGGAACTTCGAGCTGATCTTTCCCCTCGCGGAGTCCGTGGGGCTCCGGGGGGTGGTCTTTTTCGACGCGGGCGAAGCTTTCCGTGCCACGGAATGGATGGACCCTGCCGACTTGCGACTCGCCTACGGCGTGGGTATCCGGTGGCTTTCGCCGATCGGGCCGCTACGGTTCGAGGTGGGGTTCCCCATCAACCGACGAGCGGACGATTCGGCGCGGGCGATCAACTTCACCTTCGGAGGACCGCCGTGAAAAGGGGGCGGAGGGACGTATGAGAACGTGGGCGTCGGCGTTGCTTCTTTTCGCTTCGCTGGGTTTCGCTTTTGCGGAGCCGGCGAAGATCGGGATCGTGGACTTGCAGAGAGCTCTGAACGAGTCCGAAGCCGGCCGCAAGGCCAAGGAAGAGTTCCGGAGCGAGATGGAAAAGCTGCGGCGGAGTCTCCAGAAGCAACGCGACGAGGTCGAGAACCTGCGCGAGCGGATCGAGAAGAAGGCCGCCGTCCTCAAGGAGGAGGAGCGGCGAAAGCTCGAGCGCGACTACCAGAAGCAGGTGCGGGACTTCGAGCGCGCCTACAAGGACTCGCAGGCCGAGCTGCAGGCCAAGGACGCGGAGCTCACCGAACAGATCCTCCGCGATCTCCAGGAAGTGATCCGCGAGTTCGGCGAGAAGGAGAACTACCTCCTGATCCTCGAGGCCGGCAGCGGCGGCTTGCTCTACGGCGCGGACTCGGCCGACATCACCGACCGCATCATCGAACGGTACGACAGCGACTACCGGCGGCGAAAGCGCTGAGCGGCATGGCCTCGGGTTTCGACCACAGGACCGTCCAGGAACTCCTGCCCCACCGCTACCCGATGCTTCTCGTCGATCGCGTGGTCGATTTCGACGACGGCGCTCGGCTCGTGGGGCTGAAGAACGTCACGGCCAACGAGCCCTACTTCGCCGGGCACTTCCCGGGCGAGCCCGTGATGCCCGGCGTCCTTCTCTGCGAGGCGCTCGCGCAGGCGAGCGCGCTTCTCATCTACCGTTCTTCCCGCGGGCCCGAGAAAGGTCGCGGGCTCGTGCTGGCCGCCCTCGACGGAGTCCGCTTCCGCCGCCCGGTGTTCCCGGGGGACCGGCTCCTTCTCGAGGTGCGGCTGCGCGCGCGCCGGCACGGGGTCTGGAAGACCGAGGGCCGAGCCATGGTCGACGGCAAGGTGGTGGCCGAGGCGCTCGTCACGATCGTGGAGGTCGCGAGAACCGTGCCGCCATGAGCGAAGACTACCGGATCCACCCGACGGCCGTCGTTTCTCCCCGGGCCGAGCTCGGGCCGGACGTCGTCGTGGGGCCCTACGCCGTGGTGGGCCCGGGGGTGCGGGTGGGCGCCGGAACCCGCATCGGGGCCCACGCCGTCCTCGAGGGGCGGACGACGCTCGGGCAGAAGAACCTGGTCTTTCCGTTCGCTTCGCTCGGTGCCGAACCGCAGGACCGCAAGCACCGCGGGGAGCCCACGGAGCTCGAGATCGGAGACGAGAACGTGATCCGGGAGTTCGTGACGATCCACGCGGGCACGGTGCACGGCGGTGGCGTCACCCGGGTGGGAAACGGCTGCCTTCTGATGAACTACGCCCACGTGGCCCACGACTGCCGGCTGGGGGACGGGGTGGTCGTCGCGAACGGGGCGCAGCTCGGCGGGCACGTCGTCGTCGAGGATCACGCCGTGATCGGGGCGCTCGCGGGCCTCCACCAGTTCGTGCGCGTGGGGGAATCGGCCATCGTCGGGGCCGGCTCCATGGTGTCGCTCGACGTCCTGCCCTACTGCAACGCGACGGGCGACCGCGCTTCGCTCCGGGGGCTCAACTTCGTCGGTCTCCGGAGAAGGGGCTTTTCCTCCGAGACGATCGCGACGCTCCAGCGTGCCTACCGCGTTCTTTTCGGGCGCGGGCTCACCCTGCGGGAGGCGCTCGACGTGCTGCGGCGCGAGTACGCGGGCTGCGAGGCGGTCGTGCGCTGGCTCGTTTTCCTGCAATCGTCCCGTCGCGGATTCTGCCGCCCCCGCGGACGTCGCGGGTCGGAAGGAGCGTGAGATGCGAGCGATCGGTCTCGTCGCCGGAAACGGGCAGTTCCCGGTGCTCTTCGCACGCGCGGCGAGGGCGGCGGGCCTGCGGGTGGTCGCGGCGCTCCACCGCGGGGAGACCGGAGGGGAAGTCCAAGCGCTCGTGGAGGACGCCGCGTGGGTCCGGGTCGGGGAGGTGGGCGCCGTGATCGAGTTTTTCCGCGGCCACGGCGTCCGTGAAGCGGTCTTCGCCGGCGGCATCGACAAAAAGCGGCTTTTCCGGGAGTTTCGCCCCGACGAAACGGCTCTCCGGATTCTCGCGGAGCTTCCCCACCGGGGAGACGATGCCGTGCTCCGCGCGGTCGCGGGGGCTTTCGAGCGGGCGGGCATCCGGATCGTCGACCCGAGGGGCTTTCTCGGGCACTGGCTCGCGCCGTGGGGCGTGCTGACCTCGCGGCGGCCGGCTCCCCGCGAGCGCGGGGACATCCGGCTCGGCCGGAGGGTGGCGCGGATGCTCGGGCGGTGGGACGTGGGCCAGACGGTGGTCGTCAAGGACGGGGTCGTCGTCGCCCTCGAAGCGCTCGAGGGTACGGACGAAGTCGTGCGGCGGGCGTTTCGCCTCGCGGGGCCGGGCTGCGTCGTCGTCAAGACGAGCAAGCCGGGACAGGACCTGCGCTTCGACCTCCCGGCGCTCGGTCGGGAGACGATCGAAGTGGCACGCGAGGCGGGGGTGTCCGCCGTCGCGGTGGAGGCCGGCCGGACCCTCCTCCTCGATCGCGAAGAGCTGCTCGAGGCCGCCGAACGGGCCGCGATCGCGCTCGTCGGCTTCGGTTCGAGGGGGCCGGGATGATCCGGGCGGCCGTGATCGGGGCCGGGTACGTCGGGAGTTTCCACGCGGAGAAGTACGCCGAGCTTCCCGGCGTGGAACTCGTCGCCGTCGTGGACACGAGCCCGGAGCGTGCACGCCGGCTCGCCGAGCGTCTCGAGACGCGGGCGGAGACGGAGTTCCGGTCGCTCCTCGGTCGGATCGACTGCGCGAGCGTGGCGACGCCGACGGCGCTGCACTTCCCGATCGCGCGGGAGCTGCTCGCGGCCGGGGTCGACGTCCTGGTCGAAAAACCGCTCGCGCGTACCGTTCCCGAGGCGCGCGAGCTCGTCGAGCTCGCCCGCCGGGAGCGGAGGATCCTGCAGGTCGGCCACCTCGAGCGCTTCAACCCCGCCGTGCAGGCCCTTCTCGCCCTGGCCGACTCCCCCCGGTTCGTCGAAAGCCAGAGGCTCGTCCCGTTCGCGGAGAGGGGCACGGACGTCGACGTCGTGCGCGACCTCATGATCCACGACCTCGACGTCGTGCTGGCCTGCGTGCCCCGGGAGGTCGAGCGGATCGAAGCCGTCGGCGTGCCGGTGCTGACGGGTTCCGTGGACATCGCCAACGTGAGGCTTCGATTCGC
The sequence above is a segment of the Candidatus Binatia bacterium genome. Coding sequences within it:
- a CDS encoding outer membrane protein encodes the protein MRTWASALLLFASLGFAFAEPAKIGIVDLQRALNESEAGRKAKEEFRSEMEKLRRSLQKQRDEVENLRERIEKKAAVLKEEERRKLERDYQKQVRDFERAYKDSQAELQAKDAELTEQILRDLQEVIREFGEKENYLLILEAGSGGLLYGADSADITDRIIERYDSDYRRRKR
- the fabZ gene encoding 3-hydroxyacyl-[acyl-carrier-protein] dehydratase FabZ, translated to MASGFDHRTVQELLPHRYPMLLVDRVVDFDDGARLVGLKNVTANEPYFAGHFPGEPVMPGVLLCEALAQASALLIYRSSRGPEKGRGLVLAALDGVRFRRPVFPGDRLLLEVRLRARRHGVWKTEGRAMVDGKVVAEALVTIVEVARTVPP
- the lpxA-1 gene encoding acyl-[acyl-carrier-protein]--UDP-N-acetylglucosamine O-acyltransferase, with protein sequence MSEDYRIHPTAVVSPRAELGPDVVVGPYAVVGPGVRVGAGTRIGAHAVLEGRTTLGQKNLVFPFASLGAEPQDRKHRGEPTELEIGDENVIREFVTIHAGTVHGGGVTRVGNGCLLMNYAHVAHDCRLGDGVVVANGAQLGGHVVVEDHAVIGALAGLHQFVRVGESAIVGAGSMVSLDVLPYCNATGDRASLRGLNFVGLRRRGFSSETIATLQRAYRVLFGRGLTLREALDVLRREYAGCEAVVRWLVFLQSSRRGFCRPRGRRGSEGA
- the gnnA gene encoding UDP-N-acetylglucosamine 3-dehydrogenase, with the protein product MIRAAVIGAGYVGSFHAEKYAELPGVELVAVVDTSPERARRLAERLETRAETEFRSLLGRIDCASVATPTALHFPIARELLAAGVDVLVEKPLARTVPEARELVELARRERRILQVGHLERFNPAVQALLALADSPRFVESQRLVPFAERGTDVDVVRDLMIHDLDVVLACVPREVERIEAVGVPVLTGSVDIANVRLRFAGGSIAQLTASRVSSKRERRIRLFQADTYVSVDYDARSVRIVRRRRTGDGFVIESEESGFGEADTLRSEIESFVRAVRERTEPVIGGEAGLRALALAERINACMETA